Proteins from a single region of Campylobacter sputorum:
- the nadD gene encoding nicotinate (nicotinamide) nucleotide adenylyltransferase, which yields MNIAFFGGSFDPPHFGHDSIVKMALQTLDIDKFIIMPTFISAFKNEFNAPPKLRYEWAKKLWGNLPKVIISDFEINQNRPVPTIQSVKYMYKIYNINTFYLIVGADHLATLEKWHHFDELCKMVTFIIASRDHINIPNELKKFDINVNISSSQIRTNLEDEKIPEIIKDEVIKFYQGKR from the coding sequence ATGAATATAGCTTTTTTTGGTGGTAGTTTTGATCCACCGCATTTTGGACATGACAGCATTGTAAAAATGGCTTTGCAAACGCTTGATATTGATAAATTTATAATAATGCCAACTTTTATAAGTGCTTTTAAAAATGAGTTTAATGCTCCTCCTAAACTTAGATATGAGTGGGCTAAGAAGCTTTGGGGAAATTTACCTAAAGTGATAATAAGTGATTTTGAGATAAATCAAAATAGACCAGTTCCAACTATACAAAGCGTAAAATATATGTATAAAATTTATAATATAAATACTTTTTATCTCATAGTTGGGGCTGATCATTTGGCAACACTAGAAAAATGGCATCATTTTGATGAACTATGCAAAATGGTAACATTTATAATAGCTTCAAGAGATCACATCAATATACCTAACGAGTTGAAAAAATTTGATATAAATGTTAATATTTCATCTTCGCAAATTAGAACAAATCTTGAAGATGAAAAAATACCTGAAATTATCAAAGATGAAGTTATTAAATTTTACCAAGGAAAGAGATGA
- the rsfS gene encoding ribosome silencing factor encodes MNQRIENIIKILDEKKAEEIQFFDMSKDEYFVDYVIIATTLGAKHSLALIDELKNQLKPLKEEFLNVEISDEWSVIDLGDIVIHLFDPAYRAKYNIEELLEQIKEMKEKAI; translated from the coding sequence ATGAATCAAAGAATAGAAAATATAATCAAAATTTTAGACGAAAAAAAGGCTGAAGAAATTCAGTTTTTTGATATGAGTAAAGATGAGTATTTTGTAGATTATGTAATCATAGCTACAACACTAGGCGCTAAACACTCTTTAGCTCTCATAGATGAGTTAAAAAATCAACTAAAACCACTTAAAGAAGAGTTTTTAAATGTGGAAATTTCAGATGAATGGAGCGTTATAGATTTAGGAGATATAGTAATTCACCTTTTTGATCCAGCTTATAGAGCAAAATACAATATAGAAGAGCTTTTAGAACAGATTAAAGAAATGAAAGAAAAAGCTATTTAA
- a CDS encoding ABC1 kinase family protein produces the protein MIKFYNPLRIWKIFRLLLTFFLLIRKKKSFFLIKPLKANQISTHINSLGASFIKLAQVLATRSDFFSPKYLEELKKIHDLLPPMSESDFKKIYKDGIFTKFNKTPIASASIGQVHEAYLEDGTKVAVKLRRYNIKEMVVCDIQIISFLSHIFSPLFSHYTKHSIEAVISEFSSTILREISMNEEFKNLEKFSQIYKNCNIKFPKTYKEYCNDDMLTMSYEEGFRFDDIQNIKKHNININKIINDLVMFYVEQMLINGYFHADPHPGNVLINKNSEIILLDYGMIKMVPNDTRLAIISLLKAANEGDYIKYIAASKKLGISAYETPDILLAEFVERIFEIFSNNALSSSNMQDLANEVMQSTRKFPFKFPMEAIYILRVSAIIEGLGTSYIENFNGIKDILPILVKNIPRAYTKKDTFVEFAMDEIQSIPQTIHNAKNSLQKLSYGELEINISKQQLSYFKKAIAETINSILIGFIFIITAFFLIIFDKNYALIATIFLILGFIKLLYRKS, from the coding sequence ATGATAAAATTTTATAATCCATTAAGAATTTGGAAAATTTTTCGCTTATTACTCACATTTTTTCTTTTAATTAGAAAGAAAAAATCTTTTTTCCTAATTAAACCTTTAAAAGCAAATCAAATTTCAACACACATAAACTCGCTTGGTGCAAGTTTTATAAAACTAGCCCAAGTTCTAGCAACTAGAAGTGATTTTTTCTCCCCAAAATATTTAGAAGAGTTAAAAAAGATTCACGATTTACTTCCTCCAATGAGCGAAAGTGATTTTAAAAAAATATATAAAGATGGTATTTTTACTAAATTTAACAAAACCCCTATAGCGTCTGCTTCTATAGGACAAGTTCACGAAGCTTATCTTGAAGATGGCACAAAAGTTGCAGTAAAATTAAGAAGATATAACATAAAAGAGATGGTGGTTTGCGATATTCAGATTATTTCTTTTCTAAGCCATATATTTTCTCCGCTTTTTTCTCATTACACAAAACATTCTATAGAGGCTGTAATTTCTGAATTTTCATCAACTATATTAAGAGAAATTAGTATGAATGAGGAATTTAAAAATTTAGAAAAATTTTCACAAATTTATAAAAATTGCAATATTAAATTTCCCAAAACATATAAAGAATATTGTAACGACGATATGCTAACAATGAGTTATGAAGAAGGTTTTAGGTTTGATGATATACAGAATATAAAAAAACACAACATAAATATAAATAAGATTATAAATGATTTAGTTATGTTTTATGTCGAGCAAATGCTCATAAATGGATATTTTCACGCTGATCCACATCCTGGAAATGTGCTTATAAATAAAAATTCCGAGATAATATTGCTTGATTATGGTATGATAAAAATGGTTCCAAATGATACAAGACTTGCCATTATATCTTTACTTAAAGCCGCAAATGAAGGGGATTATATCAAATACATAGCCGCTTCAAAAAAACTTGGGATAAGTGCTTACGAAACACCAGATATTTTATTGGCTGAATTTGTTGAAAGAATTTTTGAAATCTTTTCAAATAACGCTCTAAGTAGCTCAAATATGCAAGATTTGGCAAATGAAGTAATGCAAAGCACTAGGAAATTTCCATTTAAATTTCCAATGGAAGCAATTTATATTTTAAGAGTAAGTGCTATCATAGAAGGTCTTGGAACAAGTTATATAGAAAATTTTAATGGTATTAAGGATATTTTGCCGATTTTAGTTAAAAATATACCAAGAGCTTATACCAAAAAGGATACATTTGTTGAGTTTGCAATGGATGAGATACAAAGCATTCCACAAACCATACATAACGCAAAAAATAGCCTACAAAAGCTAAGCTATGGAGAGCTTGAAATAAACATATCAAAACAGCAACTAAGTTATTTTAAAAAAGCCATAGCCGAAACAATAAATTCTATTTTAATAGGATTTATTTTTATAATTACGGCATTTTTTTTAATTATTTTTGATAAAAACTATGCTTTAATTGCCACTATATTTTTAATATTAGGATTTATAAAACTGCTTTATAGAAAGTCTTAA
- a CDS encoding phasin family protein — protein MLKDILYIGLGGFLATKDKIQKELDALEQKGKLSKEDSKAFLKSLYEKGEDEHERHMQILKDVLKDIIKDLNLATKEDISKLEKKIDDKIL, from the coding sequence ATGCTAAAAGATATACTTTATATAGGACTTGGCGGCTTTTTAGCAACAAAAGATAAAATTCAAAAAGAACTAGATGCTTTGGAACAAAAAGGTAAATTAAGCAAAGAGGACAGCAAAGCTTTTCTAAAAAGTCTATATGAAAAAGGGGAGGATGAGCATGAAAGACATATGCAAATTTTAAAAGATGTTTTAAAAGACATTATAAAAGATTTAAATTTGGCAACAAAAGAAGACATATCAAAATTAGAAAAAAAGATAGATGATAAAATTTTATAA
- a CDS encoding valine--tRNA ligase, whose amino-acid sequence MADFYNPKEIEDKFYKICEERGYFEIDGNKSIQEDDKTFCIMMPPPNVTGVLHIGHALTFTLQDIMTRYKRMDGYKTLYQPGMDHAGIATQNVVEKRLLERGITKEELGREKFLDEVWKWKEQSGGTILKQMRKLGITPAWSRLRFTMDDGLKSAVKKAFVNLYNAGLIVRGNYMVNWCTHDGALSDVEVEHKENAGKLYYLRYYLSDFVNLPDDNKAKYRALDLENSSEEQIRCTNSQCSSSENFSKMACETSGYVVVATTRPETFFGDTAVMVNPNDERYKHLIGKKVILPIINREVEIIADEYVDMSFGTGVVKVTPAHDQNDYEVGNRHNLEFITIFDEKGILNDECGEFKGLERLEARDKVVEKLHNLGNIEKIEDYTNQVGYCYRCKNVVEPYISKQWFVKSDIAKEAIKAVNDGKAEFFPAHWINSFNAWMRELKDWCISRQLWWGHQIPVFYCDECGHEWASEEDMPKCCPKCGKNHFHQDPDVLDTWFSSGLWPFSTLGWGNGEAYKDEKWFKSDLDDFYPNTMLITGFDILFFWVARMMFQSQNALGKLPFKDIYLHALVKTADGSKMSKSSGNVIDPLEKIDEYSADILRFTLALLCVQGRDIRLSEEKMVLVRNFTNKLYNAHKYLLMNASKFPDLNECDIKTKLGLYLHSRFKVCVNEVRTNLDTYRFNDAANTIYKFLWDEFCDWGIELSKAEKESVIELGAIFKEAMKLLSPFMPFLSEYLYHELSGSNLENSKSIIVSNYPKISKNDEEIEKLFSILIEAVISIRRAKAVIDLGNAKIPLAYVKLNGDIDLNDAIKFIKLLSKCEDVKFTDSKIENSITDVSENLSTFVPLSGVDTSEFVKRLNAQKTKLVKEISKLENMLSNENFIKNAPAQVIQTNKDGLNLAKEQLSKIEAEIKNLGNK is encoded by the coding sequence GTGGCAGATTTTTACAACCCAAAAGAGATTGAAGATAAATTTTATAAAATTTGTGAAGAACGCGGATATTTTGAGATAGATGGAAACAAAAGCATTCAAGAAGATGATAAGACATTTTGCATAATGATGCCACCACCAAATGTTACAGGAGTGCTTCATATCGGACACGCACTAACATTTACGCTACAAGATATAATGACTCGTTACAAAAGAATGGATGGCTATAAAACGTTATATCAACCAGGTATGGATCATGCAGGAATCGCAACTCAAAATGTAGTTGAAAAGCGTCTTTTAGAGCGTGGTATTACAAAAGAAGAACTTGGGCGTGAGAAATTCCTAGATGAAGTGTGGAAATGGAAAGAACAAAGCGGTGGTACTATATTAAAGCAAATGCGAAAACTAGGCATTACTCCAGCTTGGTCTAGACTTCGTTTTACAATGGATGATGGCTTAAAAAGTGCTGTAAAAAAAGCCTTTGTAAATTTATATAACGCTGGACTTATCGTTCGTGGAAATTATATGGTAAATTGGTGCACACACGATGGTGCATTAAGTGATGTGGAAGTTGAGCACAAAGAAAACGCTGGAAAGCTTTATTATTTAAGATACTATTTATCTGATTTTGTTAATTTACCAGATGATAATAAGGCGAAGTATCGTGCGTTAGATTTGGAAAATTCGAGCGAAGAACAAATAAGATGCACTAATAGTCAGTGCAGTTCAAGTGAGAATTTTTCAAAGATGGCGTGTGAGACAAGCGGTTATGTAGTAGTTGCTACTACTCGCCCTGAGACATTCTTTGGTGATACTGCTGTGATGGTAAACCCAAACGATGAGCGTTACAAGCATTTAATAGGCAAAAAGGTGATTTTACCGATCATTAACCGCGAAGTTGAGATAATAGCTGATGAGTATGTAGATATGAGCTTTGGAACTGGCGTTGTAAAGGTAACTCCAGCTCATGATCAAAATGACTATGAAGTTGGAAATCGCCATAATTTAGAATTTATAACTATCTTTGATGAAAAAGGAATTTTAAATGATGAGTGTGGTGAATTTAAAGGCTTAGAGCGACTTGAAGCAAGAGATAAGGTTGTTGAAAAACTTCATAATTTAGGAAATATAGAAAAAATAGAAGATTATACAAATCAAGTTGGGTATTGTTATCGCTGTAAAAATGTTGTTGAGCCTTACATTTCAAAACAATGGTTTGTTAAAAGTGATATCGCAAAAGAGGCTATAAAGGCTGTAAATGATGGTAAAGCAGAGTTTTTTCCAGCTCATTGGATAAATAGCTTTAATGCGTGGATGAGAGAGCTAAAAGACTGGTGCATTTCAAGGCAGCTTTGGTGGGGACATCAAATCCCTGTGTTTTACTGCGATGAATGTGGCCATGAGTGGGCTAGCGAAGAAGATATGCCAAAATGTTGTCCAAAATGTGGCAAAAATCACTTTCATCAAGACCCTGATGTGCTTGATACTTGGTTTAGTAGCGGGCTTTGGCCGTTTTCAACCCTTGGCTGGGGAAATGGCGAAGCATATAAAGATGAAAAATGGTTTAAAAGCGACTTAGATGATTTTTATCCAAATACAATGCTAATAACTGGTTTTGATATACTCTTTTTTTGGGTTGCAAGAATGATGTTTCAAAGCCAAAACGCTTTGGGAAAATTGCCATTTAAAGACATCTACTTACACGCTTTAGTTAAAACTGCTGATGGCTCAAAAATGAGTAAAAGTAGTGGAAATGTTATAGATCCACTTGAAAAAATAGATGAGTATAGTGCTGATATTTTACGCTTTACACTCGCACTTCTTTGCGTTCAAGGGCGTGATATCAGGCTTAGCGAAGAAAAAATGGTGCTAGTTAGAAATTTTACAAACAAACTTTATAACGCTCATAAATATTTACTAATGAATGCTTCTAAATTCCCTGATTTAAATGAGTGTGATATAAAAACTAAACTCGGTTTGTATTTACATAGTCGCTTTAAAGTTTGTGTAAATGAAGTTCGCACAAATTTAGATACTTATAGATTTAACGATGCGGCAAATACGATTTATAAATTTTTATGGGATGAGTTTTGCGATTGGGGCATTGAGTTAAGCAAGGCTGAAAAAGAAAGCGTTATAGAACTTGGAGCGATTTTTAAAGAAGCGATGAAGTTACTTAGTCCATTTATGCCATTTTTAAGTGAGTATTTATATCATGAATTAAGTGGTTCAAATTTAGAAAATTCTAAATCCATAATAGTCTCAAACTATCCTAAAATTTCAAAAAATGATGAAGAGATAGAAAAACTTTTTAGTATTTTAATAGAAGCTGTTATTTCTATACGTCGCGCAAAAGCTGTGATTGATTTAGGAAATGCAAAAATTCCACTTGCTTATGTAAAGTTAAATGGAGATATCGATTTAAATGATGCTATAAAATTTATAAAACTTTTATCAAAATGCGAAGATGTTAAATTTACAGATTCTAAGATAGAAAATTCTATTACTGATGTAAGCGAGAATTTAAGCACATTTGTGCCACTAAGTGGCGTTGATACAAGTGAGTTTGTAAAACGACTTAATGCTCAAAAAACCAAACTTGTTAAAGAAATTTCAAAGCTAGAAAATATGCTTAGTAATGAAAATTTTATCAAAAATGCACCAGCACAAGTAATTCAAACGAATAAAGATGGCTTAAATTTAGCAAAAGAACAGCTTAGTAAAATTGAAGCTGAAATTAAAAACTTGGGAAATAAATGA
- a CDS encoding aldehyde dehydrogenase family protein, giving the protein MSKLQENYGLFIDGEFVEAENSATIDTYNPANGKKIASIADASKDDVDKAYKAARKAFDKFRHSTVSQRSKILNKIAEIIDDNAKFLAEVESMENGKPIRETLNVDIPYAAEHFRYFAGVIQGEEGSSNVLDEKQLSIVLREPIGVVGQIVPWNFPFLMAAWKLAPVIAAGDTSVFKPSSETSLSVLELMKLIKDVLPKGVVNVVTGKGSKAGEYLKNHPGLDKLAFTGSTEIGRDIALAAANKLIPATLELGGKSANIIYADANWEKALDGVQMGILFNQGQVCCAGSRIFVEEEIYDKFVDALVDKFKAIKVGDPLDPNTQMGSQINENQAKKILDYVEIGKKEGATVAVGGKYANCGKSFVEPTLLTNVTNDMRVAREEIFGPVGVVIKFKNYDELIKMVNDSEYGLGGGVFTNDITKALNTARAMETGRVWINCYNQIPAGSPFGGYKNSGIGRETHKVILEHYTQMKNIMIDLTGKISGFY; this is encoded by the coding sequence ATGTCTAAGTTACAAGAAAATTATGGTTTGTTTATAGATGGAGAGTTTGTAGAAGCCGAAAATTCAGCTACAATTGACACTTATAATCCTGCAAATGGTAAAAAAATAGCAAGCATTGCAGATGCAAGTAAAGATGATGTAGATAAAGCTTACAAGGCAGCTAGAAAAGCATTTGATAAATTTAGACATAGCACAGTAAGCCAGCGAAGCAAAATACTAAATAAGATAGCGGAAATTATAGACGATAATGCTAAATTTCTAGCAGAAGTAGAAAGTATGGAAAATGGAAAACCTATACGAGAAACACTAAATGTTGATATACCTTATGCTGCGGAGCATTTTAGGTATTTTGCTGGTGTTATACAAGGCGAAGAGGGAAGTTCAAATGTTTTGGATGAAAAGCAACTTTCTATAGTTTTAAGAGAGCCAATTGGTGTGGTAGGTCAGATAGTTCCGTGGAATTTTCCATTTTTAATGGCTGCTTGGAAATTAGCTCCTGTTATAGCTGCTGGAGATACAAGCGTATTTAAACCATCATCTGAGACAAGTTTGAGTGTTTTAGAGTTAATGAAACTTATAAAAGATGTTTTGCCAAAAGGTGTTGTCAATGTTGTTACTGGAAAAGGCTCAAAAGCTGGAGAGTATCTAAAAAATCATCCAGGTTTAGATAAACTTGCATTTACTGGTTCAACTGAGATAGGCAGGGATATAGCATTAGCCGCAGCAAATAAGCTTATACCAGCTACTTTAGAGCTTGGTGGCAAAAGTGCAAATATTATATATGCTGATGCAAACTGGGAAAAAGCACTTGATGGTGTACAGATGGGAATTTTGTTTAATCAAGGCCAAGTTTGTTGTGCGGGAAGTAGAATATTTGTAGAAGAGGAAATTTATGATAAATTTGTAGATGCTTTGGTTGATAAATTTAAAGCTATAAAAGTTGGAGATCCGCTAGATCCAAATACTCAAATGGGCTCACAGATAAATGAAAATCAAGCTAAGAAAATTTTAGATTATGTTGAGATTGGTAAAAAAGAAGGTGCAACTGTAGCAGTTGGCGGAAAATATGCAAATTGCGGTAAAAGCTTTGTTGAACCAACTTTATTAACAAATGTAACAAATGATATGAGAGTTGCAAGAGAAGAGATATTTGGTCCTGTTGGAGTTGTGATTAAATTTAAAAACTATGATGAGCTCATAAAAATGGTAAATGATAGCGAGTATGGTTTAGGTGGCGGTGTGTTTACAAACGATATCACAAAAGCACTAAATACTGCAAGAGCTATGGAAACTGGTCGTGTTTGGATAAATTGTTACAACCAAATTCCTGCAGGTTCTCCATTTGGCGGATATAAAAACTCAGGCATTGGTAGAGAAACTCATAAAGTCATTTTAGAGCACTATACTCAAATGAAAAATATTATGATAGATTTAACAGGAAAAATAAGCGGATTTTATTAA
- a CDS encoding TOBE domain-containing protein: MQIGARNQIQAKITDIKTGSINSLITAKTSCNKIFKATITAESEKNLDLKVGKEAYFIFKAINVIISKDNSLKFSAANQIIGKVKDIELGSVMSKIIIDSNGLEISSVITKESTQSLNLKQGDTVTAMIKATNIVVGVK, from the coding sequence ATGCAAATAGGCGCAAGAAATCAAATACAAGCTAAAATCACAGATATTAAAACAGGCTCTATAAACTCTTTAATAACAGCAAAAACAAGTTGTAATAAAATTTTCAAAGCTACAATTACAGCCGAATCTGAAAAAAACCTAGACTTAAAAGTTGGAAAAGAGGCTTATTTTATATTTAAGGCAATAAATGTAATCATTTCAAAAGATAACTCTTTGAAATTTAGTGCAGCAAATCAAATAATTGGAAAAGTAAAAGATATTGAACTTGGCTCTGTAATGTCTAAGATAATTATAGATTCCAATGGTCTTGAAATTTCATCAGTCATAACAAAAGAATCTACTCAAAGCTTAAATTTAAAACAAGGCGACACTGTTACAGCCATGATAAAAGCTACAAATATAGTTGTTGGAGTAAAATAA
- a CDS encoding YihY/virulence factor BrkB family protein produces MHFSASLSFHTLLSIIPVLLISFSIFTQLPSFNEYYAKIKNFVFSSLLPTHQETISTYVEQFLSNSLSLGFMGFGAIIFTSIMFFSDYEYIINKITGAKSRGFWRNVSSYWTLITLAPLGLGASFFLSNKVQNILDSNYLTDWINLLAILPYIIIWAIFCVTYTISINKKIDIKNILIASFLASLAWDISKIGFVAYAVYNKTYLSIYGSFSVLLFFFVWIYLSWIIFLYGVRICKILDDLDKSKKWQNSEQNDKNSDEFVSNSD; encoded by the coding sequence ATGCATTTTTCTGCAAGTCTTAGCTTTCATACGCTTTTGTCAATTATTCCAGTTTTGTTAATTTCTTTTTCTATTTTTACGCAATTGCCAAGTTTTAACGAATATTACGCAAAGATAAAAAACTTTGTTTTTTCCTCTCTTTTGCCAACACATCAAGAAACCATATCGACTTATGTAGAGCAGTTTTTATCAAATTCATTAAGCCTTGGTTTTATGGGATTTGGAGCTATAATTTTTACTTCTATTATGTTTTTTAGCGATTATGAGTATATTATAAATAAAATAACAGGTGCAAAAAGTAGAGGATTTTGGAGAAATGTTAGTTCTTATTGGACGCTTATAACCTTAGCACCACTCGGACTTGGAGCTTCATTTTTTTTATCAAATAAAGTTCAAAATATTTTAGATTCAAACTATTTAACTGATTGGATAAATTTACTTGCTATACTTCCTTATATAATAATTTGGGCGATATTTTGTGTTACATACACAATATCTATAAATAAAAAAATAGATATTAAAAATATCCTTATAGCTTCATTTTTAGCCAGCCTTGCTTGGGATATATCTAAGATAGGTTTTGTTGCGTATGCGGTTTATAATAAAACTTATCTTAGCATATACGGGTCATTTTCTGTGCTTTTGTTTTTCTTTGTGTGGATATATCTTTCGTGGATAATATTTTTATATGGCGTTAGAATTTGCAAGATTTTAGATGATTTAGATAAGAGTAAAAAATGGCAAAATTCCGAGCAAAACGACAAAAACAGCGACGAATTTGTATCTAATAGCGATTAA
- a CDS encoding ComEC/Rec2 family competence protein yields the protein MSTISLFQKRREIAIFSFVCILIFIANVTFSYTEFRNLKSKDKIFTNGQILASYLKTNNKNRTYRVLKIKTNYGKIYTTLNKNSTIKSNDMLHFGFYTKNIKFKDYLKGTFYAPSFARKINGVSNNTSTKLSNLIKSQHSNEKIGEFYSALFLATPISKELRNDVYFWGISHLVAISGYHAGIIFSFSFIIFLPIYKFFQNRYFPYRNSKFDISIAIFTLLCFYLYLTDFVPSFFRSILMALIGFYFMSRNLKIFNFQTLFLTAMIAICIFPSLLFSIGFYFSMLGVFYIYLYINHFYHKFPLWINLIFLNIWTFLAMVIPVLYFFPMLSFQQLFVVPLTVIFGVFYPLSVFAHLCGYGDFLDFVLINFSSLRFEYTMIKIQSWQFYAINLLSLIAIRYKFVAVFVVLLGILPFFTLI from the coding sequence TTGAGTACTATTTCTCTTTTTCAAAAAAGAAGAGAAATAGCCATTTTTTCATTTGTTTGCATATTAATTTTTATAGCAAATGTTACTTTTAGTTATACTGAGTTTAGAAATTTAAAATCCAAAGATAAAATTTTTACAAATGGTCAAATTTTAGCCTCATATCTGAAAACAAATAACAAAAATAGAACTTATAGAGTTTTAAAGATTAAAACAAATTATGGCAAAATTTACACAACACTAAATAAAAATAGCACTATAAAATCAAATGATATGCTACATTTTGGATTTTATACAAAAAATATCAAATTTAAAGACTATTTAAAAGGCACATTTTACGCACCAAGTTTTGCAAGAAAAATCAATGGCGTATCAAATAATACCTCAACAAAACTCTCAAATTTGATTAAATCACAACATAGTAATGAAAAAATAGGTGAATTTTACTCAGCACTATTTTTAGCAACGCCTATTAGTAAAGAATTAAGAAATGATGTATATTTTTGGGGAATCTCGCACCTTGTTGCCATAAGTGGATACCACGCTGGCATAATATTTTCTTTTTCATTTATAATATTTTTGCCAATTTATAAATTTTTTCAAAATAGGTATTTTCCATATAGAAATTCCAAATTTGACATAAGCATAGCAATTTTTACACTACTTTGTTTTTATCTTTATTTAACTGATTTTGTGCCGTCATTTTTTAGATCTATTTTGATGGCGTTAATAGGCTTTTATTTTATGAGTAGAAATTTAAAAATCTTTAATTTTCAAACACTATTTCTAACAGCTATGATAGCTATTTGCATATTTCCATCGTTACTTTTTTCAATCGGATTTTATTTTTCTATGCTCGGAGTTTTTTACATATATCTTTACATAAATCATTTTTATCATAAATTTCCGCTTTGGATAAATTTGATATTTCTAAACATATGGACATTTTTAGCTATGGTTATACCGGTATTATACTTTTTTCCAATGTTAAGCTTTCAACAACTATTTGTAGTGCCACTAACTGTAATTTTTGGAGTTTTTTATCCATTAAGTGTATTTGCTCATTTATGTGGTTATGGGGATTTTTTAGATTTTGTGTTAATAAATTTTTCTTCTCTCAGGTTTGAATATACTATGATAAAAATACAATCTTGGCAATTTTATGCTATAAATTTACTCTCATTAATCGCTATTAGATACAAATTCGTCGCTGTTTTTGTCGTTTTGCTCGGAATTTTGCCATTTTTTACTCTTATCTAA
- a CDS encoding replicative DNA helicase, with amino-acid sequence MNSNLFDISMERAILKSIIYNNDMFSEVYDIIKPGDFYLKSHSDVFKSMIICMNENLPIDTSFLKKKLGNDYDEQTLVEILATNSIIDIKPYAKELKDKSIKRSLVKLAHKIPQKVSEDINSLDMVDNISKDLYELVDENKDARIKESPEIVSEVASYLREQKDKDDRDIVGIDTGFRELNEMTKGFKKGELIIIAGRPGMGKTTLVLNLMLNVAYNGGGVVMFSLEMDAMQVMLRMMSSKTSIPLQDLLSAKLNDDQWSRVSDVSQALSEKKIFIHDGGYVNIHQVRSQLRKLKAAHGEISLCVIDYIGLMTSSSSFNERHLQVAEISRGLKLLARELDMPIIALSQLNRSLEARNDKTPMLSDLRESGAIEQDADLILFVYREEIYLEKEEKEREKKAKLEGKEYQRNFIPNKLEEDAEIIVGKNRNGPTGRVNVIFHKEYSRFVDKNYMGPSEISTFEE; translated from the coding sequence ATCAACTCAAATCTCTTTGACATAAGTATGGAAAGAGCTATTTTAAAAAGTATAATATATAATAATGATATGTTTTCAGAGGTTTATGACATTATAAAACCAGGGGATTTTTATCTAAAAAGTCATAGTGATGTATTTAAATCTATGATAATTTGTATGAACGAAAACTTACCGATAGATACTTCTTTTCTTAAGAAAAAACTAGGTAATGACTATGATGAACAAACTTTAGTAGAAATTTTAGCAACAAATAGCATAATTGATATAAAACCATACGCAAAAGAGCTAAAAGATAAATCAATAAAGCGTTCATTAGTAAAGCTTGCACACAAAATACCGCAAAAAGTTAGCGAAGATATAAATTCTCTTGATATGGTTGATAATATCAGCAAAGATTTGTATGAGTTAGTTGATGAAAATAAAGACGCTAGGATAAAAGAAAGCCCAGAAATAGTCTCAGAAGTTGCAAGTTATCTAAGAGAGCAAAAAGACAAAGATGATAGAGATATAGTTGGCATAGATACAGGTTTTAGAGAATTAAACGAGATGACAAAAGGCTTTAAAAAGGGTGAACTTATAATAATAGCAGGTCGTCCTGGTATGGGTAAAACAACTCTTGTTTTAAATTTAATGTTAAATGTTGCTTATAATGGCGGTGGAGTTGTTATGTTTTCACTTGAAATGGATGCAATGCAAGTAATGCTTAGAATGATGAGTTCAAAAACTTCTATACCATTGCAAGATCTTTTAAGTGCAAAACTAAACGATGATCAGTGGAGTAGAGTTAGCGATGTATCTCAAGCTCTTAGCGAAAAGAAAATTTTTATTCATGATGGTGGATATGTAAATATCCATCAAGTTCGCTCTCAACTTCGCAAACTAAAAGCAGCTCATGGAGAAATTTCTTTGTGTGTTATAGACTACATAGGACTTATGACAAGTTCTAGCTCATTTAACGAAAGACATTTACAAGTTGCCGAAATTTCAAGAGGATTAAAACTACTAGCAAGAGAACTAGATATGCCAATAATTGCACTTTCGCAACTAAATAGAAGTTTAGAAGCAAGAAATGATAAAACGCCAATGCTTAGCGATTTAAGAGAAAGTGGTGCTATAGAGCAAGATGCTGACTTAATCTTATTTGTTTATAGAGAAGAAATTTATCTTGAAAAAGAAGAAAAAGAAAGAGAGAAAAAAGCCAAGCTTGAAGGTAAAGAATATCAAAGAAATTTCATACCAAACAAATTAGAAGAAGATGCTGAAATAATCGTAGGCAAAAACAGAAATGGTCCAACAGGTAGAGTAAATGTGATATTTCACAAAGAATACTCAAGATTTGTCGATAAAAACTACATGGGACCTAGCGAAATTTCAACTTTTGAAGAGTAG